TTCCGATGAACATTGAAAAGATTCTGGAAGAGAACGGCGTTATCTTGAAGGGTCACTTTCTTTTATCCAGCGGCCTCCACTCGGATACATACTTTGAAAAATTCAGGTTACTTGAAAAGCCGGCATTGATTTCGAAAATCGTAGAAATTAAAATTCAGGAAATAAAAAAATTTGAGCCAACACTTTGCATAGGGCCACTTACAGGAGGTGCCCTTGTGGCCTTCGCCGTAGCGCGAATCCTAAAAATTAAAGCTTTTTATATGGAGAAGGAAAATGATTTACTGGTTTTGAAAAGAGATTTTAAAATAAGTGAGAAGGATAAAATTTTACTTTGTGATGATGTTCTCACCACAGGTGGGTCCTTTTCTAAAATGCTCAGATTTCTTGAAAACTACAGAAATCAAATAGTGGGTTTCTTTGTTTTGATTGATAGGTCTTCTAAAACCCCCAAAGAATTAACCCCCCTCATCTCTATTTACAAAACTGAAGCCATAACTTATCAACCTGCAGAATGCCCACTCTGTAAAGCAGGAATCCCTCTGGAAAAAAGAGGTTCAGGCATTACTCGCCCATAATAACTCCGAATTTCCTAAATTTTTCACGCCTTTCTTTCAAAACTTGTTCCCTATCAAAGCTCTCATACCTTTTTAAGTTTTCAATCAGAGATTTTTTCAGATTTTCCGCAGTCTGTTGAGGTTCCCAGTGAGCTCCGCCAAGGGGCTCAGGTATAATTTCATCAACTATACCGAACTCATAT
The genomic region above belongs to bacterium and contains:
- the pyrE gene encoding orotate phosphoribosyltransferase, which produces MNIEKILEENGVILKGHFLLSSGLHSDTYFEKFRLLEKPALISKIVEIKIQEIKKFEPTLCIGPLTGGALVAFAVARILKIKAFYMEKENDLLVLKRDFKISEKDKILLCDDVLTTGGSFSKMLRFLENYRNQIVGFFVLIDRSSKTPKELTPLISIYKTEAITYQPAECPLCKAGIPLEKRGSGITRP